The following are encoded together in the Alphaproteobacteria bacterium genome:
- a CDS encoding methylmalonyl-CoA carboxyltransferase, with protein MSWQPEIDELRRREAMGRRMGGPDKIKRQHDGGKLTVRERIDRLLDPGSFHEIGALGGKAQYDDNGDLLDFQPSNFVCGRGRIEGRPVAVGGDDFTVRGGAADAAIHEKQVIAERMAGELGIPIVRLVDGTGGGGSVKSYEDTGRTYVPRNPGWEEVCDNLSKVPVVALGLGSVAGLGAARLVTSHYSLMVKGISQMFAAGPPVVARLGEPVTKEELGGTDIHCRNGSVDDEVESEEEAFARTRKFLSYLPSSIDGLAARGPITDDPNRADPKLIDLVPRDRRKVYQMRAIIRSCVDQDSFFEIGKLYGRSMITGLARIDGWPVAVLGGDPYFYAAGWTADTAHKVTRFVDLAETFHLPVVHFVDCPGFVIGVAAETAATIRHGARAMTAIYQAKGPWCSILIRKAFGVAGAAHQNWGHYNFRYAWPSGDWGSLPVEGGIEAAYRAELEAAPDRAAHMAEILARLNKVRSPFRTAEAFGVEEIIDPRDTRRLLCDFANLAAPMRRTGPRSFGYRP; from the coding sequence ATGAGCTGGCAGCCGGAGATCGACGAACTGCGCCGCCGCGAGGCGATGGGACGGCGCATGGGCGGGCCCGACAAGATCAAGCGCCAGCACGACGGCGGCAAGCTGACGGTGCGCGAGCGCATCGACCGGCTGCTCGATCCCGGCAGCTTCCACGAGATCGGCGCGCTGGGCGGCAAGGCGCAATACGATGACAACGGCGACCTGCTGGATTTCCAGCCCTCGAACTTCGTCTGCGGCCGCGGCCGCATCGAGGGCCGGCCGGTGGCGGTGGGCGGCGACGACTTCACCGTGCGCGGCGGCGCCGCCGACGCGGCGATCCACGAGAAGCAGGTGATCGCCGAGCGGATGGCTGGCGAGCTCGGCATCCCCATCGTGCGTCTTGTCGACGGCACTGGCGGCGGCGGCTCGGTGAAGTCGTACGAGGATACCGGCCGCACCTACGTGCCGCGCAATCCCGGCTGGGAGGAGGTCTGCGACAACCTCTCGAAGGTGCCCGTGGTCGCGCTCGGCCTTGGTTCGGTCGCGGGCCTTGGCGCTGCGCGTCTGGTCACCAGCCACTACTCGCTGATGGTCAAGGGCATCTCGCAGATGTTCGCCGCCGGCCCGCCGGTCGTGGCGCGGCTGGGCGAGCCGGTGACCAAGGAGGAGCTGGGCGGCACCGACATCCATTGCCGCAACGGTTCGGTCGACGACGAGGTCGAGAGCGAGGAGGAGGCCTTCGCGCGCACCCGCAAGTTCCTGTCCTACCTGCCGTCCTCGATCGACGGCCTCGCCGCGCGCGGGCCGATCACCGACGATCCCAACCGCGCCGATCCGAAGCTGATCGACCTCGTGCCGCGCGACCGGCGCAAGGTCTACCAGATGCGCGCCATCATCCGGTCGTGCGTCGATCAGGACAGCTTCTTCGAGATCGGCAAGCTCTACGGCCGCTCGATGATCACCGGGCTGGCGCGCATCGATGGCTGGCCGGTCGCCGTGCTGGGCGGCGATCCGTATTTCTATGCCGCCGGCTGGACCGCCGATACCGCGCACAAGGTGACGCGCTTCGTCGATCTCGCCGAGACCTTTCACCTGCCCGTGGTGCATTTCGTCGACTGCCCGGGCTTCGTCATCGGCGTCGCCGCCGAGACCGCCGCCACCATCCGCCACGGCGCGCGCGCCATGACGGCGATCTACCAGGCCAAGGGGCCGTGGTGCTCGATCCTGATCCGCAAGGCCTTCGGCGTCGCGGGTGCTGCGCACCAGAACTGGGGCCACTACAATTTCCGCTACGCCTGGCCGTCGGGCGACTGGGGCTCGCTGCCGGTCGAGGGCGGCATCGAGGCCGCCTACCGCGCCGAGCTCGAGGCGGCGCCGGATCGCGCGGCGCACATGGCCGAGATCCTCGCCCGCCTCAATAAGGTGCGCTCGCCCTTCCGCACCGCCGAGGCCTTCGGCGTCGAGGAGATCATCGATCCGCGCGACACGCGCCGCCTGCTGTGCGACTTCGCCAACCTTGCCGCGCCGATGCGCCGGACCGGGCCGCGATCGTTCGGCTACCGACCGTGA
- the rlmH gene encoding 23S rRNA (pseudouridine(1915)-N(3))-methyltransferase RlmH, which produces MRLTVAAVGRARAGPERDLYEQYARRITWPLSLREVEERRRLSPAELMIREGELLRGACPPGATLVALDRRGKSLDSTGFAARLGRWRDDGVADVAFLIGGADGHTESLLKDCALSLSFGAMTWPHLLARAMLAEQIYRAQQILAGHPYHRA; this is translated from the coding sequence ATCCGCCTGACCGTCGCCGCCGTGGGCCGCGCGCGTGCCGGGCCGGAGCGCGATCTCTACGAGCAGTATGCGCGGCGGATCACCTGGCCGCTCAGCCTGCGCGAGGTCGAGGAGCGCCGCCGACTTTCACCTGCTGAGCTGATGATTCGCGAGGGTGAGCTGCTGCGCGGCGCCTGCCCGCCGGGCGCGACGCTGGTCGCGCTGGACCGCCGCGGCAAGTCTCTCGACAGCACCGGCTTCGCCGCGCGACTGGGCAGGTGGCGTGACGACGGCGTGGCCGATGTCGCCTTCCTGATCGGCGGCGCCGATGGCCACACGGAATCACTGCTCAAGGACTGCGCGCTCAGCCTGTCCTTCGGCGCCATGACCTGGCCGCACCTGCTGGCGCGCGCCATGCTGGCCGAGCAGATCTACCGCGCCCAGCAGATCCTCGCCGGCCATCCCTATCACCGCGCATGA
- a CDS encoding TetR/AcrR family transcriptional regulator → MSIHAAPETPDTPRIDGRNLRAESTRRKIIVGARALVEEQARLPKVADVARRSDVSVRSVFQHYQDVETLFLAVVDAIADDLDEVPQDIDISGPLHERAQRLSQRQAAVYERVMPAVLASRQLNPPPAALLERAERRRSLLRHHLETIFHPELTSLTSTARAETIIELMAVADWDCWIALRQRQGMAPEQAATTMGRLVLAVLWSATNNAGLMMT, encoded by the coding sequence ATGTCGATTCACGCCGCCCCCGAGACGCCCGACACGCCGCGAATCGATGGCCGCAACCTCAGGGCCGAGAGCACCCGTCGCAAGATCATTGTTGGTGCCCGTGCGCTGGTCGAGGAGCAGGCCCGCCTGCCCAAGGTGGCCGATGTCGCACGGCGCTCTGACGTCTCGGTGCGCTCGGTATTCCAGCACTACCAGGATGTCGAGACGCTGTTCCTGGCCGTGGTCGACGCGATCGCCGATGATCTGGACGAGGTACCGCAGGATATCGACATCAGCGGCCCGCTTCACGAGCGCGCGCAGCGACTGAGCCAGCGGCAAGCGGCGGTGTACGAGCGGGTGATGCCCGCCGTCCTCGCCAGCCGCCAGCTCAACCCGCCGCCCGCTGCCCTGCTCGAGCGGGCCGAACGTCGCCGGTCGCTGCTAAGGCATCATCTGGAAACAATTTTCCATCCTGAACTCACTTCACTGACGAGCACGGCGCGGGCCGAAACAATCATCGAACTGATGGCAGTGGCGGACTGGGATTGCTGGATCGCCTTGCGCCAACGTCAAGGAATGGCCCCTGAGCAGGCTGCAACCACTATGGGTCGATTAGTCCTTGCTGTTCTATGGTCAGCAACAAATAACGCTGGATTGATGATGACTTAA
- the rsfS gene encoding ribosome silencing factor produces the protein MPTRPKTANAQSTALRDLIVASLDDDKAENIVALNIAGKTAMADWMVIASGRSTRQVAAMADHLLEKLKEAGHRASSEGKSVGDWVLVDAGDVIVHVFRPEIRELYQLERMWSFPDEETEARPKRKRRKAAPAEDAA, from the coding sequence ATTCCCACCCGCCCCAAGACCGCCAACGCCCAGTCGACCGCACTCAGGGACCTGATCGTGGCGTCGCTCGACGACGACAAGGCCGAGAACATCGTGGCGCTGAACATCGCTGGCAAGACGGCGATGGCCGACTGGATGGTGATCGCCAGTGGCCGCTCGACGCGCCAGGTCGCGGCCATGGCCGACCATCTGCTGGAGAAGCTGAAGGAGGCCGGGCACCGCGCCTCGAGCGAAGGCAAGTCGGTCGGCGACTGGGTGCTGGTCGACGCCGGCGACGTGATCGTGCACGTCTTCCGCCCGGAGATCCGCGAGCTCTACCAGCTCGAGCGCATGTGGTCCTTCCCGGACGAGGAGACCGAGGCCAGGCCCAAGCGCAAGCGCAGGAAGGCGGCGCCCGCCGAGGATGCCGCCTGA
- a CDS encoding tetratricopeptide repeat protein codes for MHPTFRFACAAAMAAALALPATSAGAAGGSSGAPSAAKPANPDFANGKAAIDRKDYTGAVASLTRVTQAEPRNANAWNLLGFATRKSGNPRGSLAHYQKALEIDPKHLGAHEYMGEAYLMLDDLPNAEILLKRLDSFCVFGCQEHRMLKSAIDNYKRGRKPTG; via the coding sequence ATGCATCCGACGTTCCGTTTCGCCTGCGCTGCCGCGATGGCGGCCGCCCTCGCGCTGCCCGCGACATCCGCCGGCGCCGCCGGCGGTTCGAGCGGGGCTCCCAGTGCCGCCAAGCCGGCCAACCCCGACTTCGCCAATGGCAAGGCGGCGATCGACCGCAAGGACTATACCGGCGCCGTTGCCTCGCTGACCCGGGTAACGCAGGCCGAGCCACGCAACGCCAACGCCTGGAACCTGCTCGGCTTCGCGACGCGCAAGTCCGGCAATCCGCGCGGCTCGCTGGCGCACTACCAGAAGGCGCTGGAGATCGACCCCAAGCACCTGGGCGCGCACGAGTACATGGGCGAGGCCTATCTGATGCTCGACGACCTGCCCAACGCCGAGATCCTGCTCAAGCGTCTCGACTCGTTCTGCGTCTTCGGCTGCCAGGAGCACCGCATGCTGAAGAGCGCCATCGACAACTACAAAAGAGGCCGCAAGCCAACCGGCTGA
- a CDS encoding TetR/AcrR family transcriptional regulator, producing the protein MSNYWMVDDPTIRLDRPIVTDPKPVQAAKVDGRTLRSERTRERIVGAALDLIREGEAQPRTAVIADRAGVSVRSIFQHFADTEALFIAVADRVVRDVLKLARAIPESASLDDRVAALLEQRAEICETLMPLLRSAAIHQSGSASLAERARAGRMYARFRSEQVLRPELDRLPPAVRQETLDALTAAMDWETWANLRLQYGLEPRGAASVMRRMLVSILGHALAEAGTSRAAE; encoded by the coding sequence ATGAGCAATTATTGGATGGTCGATGACCCCACCATCCGGCTTGATCGGCCCATCGTAACCGATCCCAAGCCGGTGCAGGCCGCCAAGGTCGACGGACGTACGCTCAGGTCCGAAAGGACCCGCGAGCGCATCGTAGGCGCCGCCCTCGACCTGATCCGCGAGGGCGAGGCCCAGCCGCGCACGGCGGTGATCGCCGATCGCGCCGGGGTTTCCGTTCGCTCGATTTTCCAGCACTTCGCAGATACAGAGGCGCTGTTCATTGCCGTCGCCGACCGCGTCGTGCGCGATGTCCTGAAGCTGGCCCGGGCGATTCCCGAATCGGCCTCGCTCGACGATCGCGTCGCCGCCCTGCTCGAGCAGCGCGCCGAGATCTGCGAGACCTTGATGCCGCTGTTGCGCTCGGCCGCGATCCACCAGTCGGGCTCCGCCTCGCTGGCCGAGCGCGCCCGTGCCGGCCGCATGTATGCCCGCTTCCGCTCCGAGCAGGTGCTGCGGCCCGAGCTCGACCGGCTGCCGCCCGCGGTCCGCCAGGAGACCCTCGACGCGCTGACCGCGGCGATGGACTGGGAGACCTGGGCCAACCTTCGCCTGCAGTACGGCCTGGAGCCGCGTGGCGCGGCGTCGGTGATGCGTCGCATGCTGGTCTCGATCCTGGGTCATGCCCTGGCCGAGGCGGGCACGTCCCGGGCCGCCGAGTAG
- the arsC gene encoding arsenate reductase (glutaredoxin) (This arsenate reductase requires both glutathione and glutaredoxin to convert arsenate to arsenite, after which the efflux transporter formed by ArsA and ArsB can extrude the arsenite from the cell, providing resistance.) — MATGRTVVIWHNPRCTKSRETLALLRERGVKPVVREYLKEPPSKQEVETLLDQLGVEPRTLVRDGEAAFKASGRKAATLTRQDAVELIARHPILLQRPVVVSGGKAAIGRPPEAALSILPK; from the coding sequence ATGGCAACGGGCAGGACGGTCGTCATCTGGCACAACCCGCGCTGCACCAAGTCGCGCGAGACGTTGGCGCTGCTGCGCGAGCGGGGCGTCAAGCCGGTGGTGCGCGAGTACCTGAAGGAACCGCCTTCGAAGCAGGAGGTCGAGACCCTGCTCGATCAGCTCGGTGTCGAGCCGCGCACGCTGGTGCGCGACGGCGAGGCGGCGTTCAAGGCGTCGGGCAGAAAGGCCGCGACGCTCACGCGCCAGGACGCGGTCGAGCTGATCGCCCGGCATCCCATCCTGCTGCAGCGGCCGGTGGTCGTGTCCGGCGGCAAGGCGGCGATCGGCCGGCCGCCCGAGGCGGCGTTGTCGATCCTGCCGAAATAG
- a CDS encoding SDR family oxidoreductase, producing the protein MTSLTRAILVTGASSGIGAATCAALAAPGAGIAIHARKNLEGAQRIAQSVEQAGAVPMIVQCDLAQPEAAVQLVDNVGKHFGRLDVVVSNAGFADRRPIGEIDRPGYDASIASMQNAFFDLLGAARPWLEKATHGRVVAVSSFVAHAMGRGLPVFPATAAAKAGIEAMARAFAVQVAPYGVTVNCVAPGFVEKDPGTHSALTPGRRAELERMIPAGRYGKPADIAAAIAFLCSPAASYITGQTIHVDGGVTL; encoded by the coding sequence ATGACATCGCTCACCCGCGCCATCCTCGTCACCGGCGCGTCCTCGGGCATCGGCGCCGCGACCTGCGCGGCGCTGGCGGCGCCGGGCGCCGGCATCGCCATCCATGCGCGCAAGAACCTCGAGGGCGCCCAGCGCATCGCCCAGTCGGTCGAGCAGGCCGGCGCCGTGCCGATGATCGTGCAGTGCGATCTCGCGCAGCCCGAGGCGGCGGTGCAGCTGGTCGACAACGTCGGCAAGCATTTCGGCCGGCTCGACGTGGTGGTCAGCAACGCCGGCTTCGCCGACCGCCGGCCGATCGGCGAGATCGACCGGCCGGGTTACGATGCCTCGATCGCCAGCATGCAGAACGCCTTCTTCGACCTGCTGGGCGCGGCGCGGCCATGGCTGGAGAAGGCGACGCATGGCCGGGTCGTGGCCGTGTCGTCCTTCGTCGCCCACGCCATGGGCCGCGGCCTGCCGGTCTTTCCCGCCACGGCCGCGGCCAAGGCCGGCATCGAGGCCATGGCGCGCGCCTTTGCGGTGCAGGTCGCGCCCTATGGCGTGACGGTGAACTGTGTGGCGCCGGGATTCGTCGAGAAGGACCCCGGCACGCATTCGGCGCTGACACCGGGCCGGCGCGCCGAGTTGGAGCGCATGATCCCGGCCGGCCGCTACGGCAAGCCCGCCGACATCGCCGCCGCCATCGCCTTCCTGTGCTCGCCCGCCGCATCCTACATCACCGGGCAGACGATCCACGTCGATGGCGGCGTGACACTGTAG
- a CDS encoding HAD-IA family hydrolase codes for MPEKIEAVLWDFGGVILSSPFDAFAAYEREAGLPENFIRGLNARNPDSNAWARMERSDISREEFVVAFEAEAQAAGHRIDGRRVLASISGEIRPEMVEALRRVRSRHRVACITNNMKAGDGPGMAASAERARQVSEIMDLFEHVVESSRLGMRKPDPRIYRHACDLLGVEPEACVYLDDLGINLKPARAMGMRTIKVGDPALAIAELEAMVGFTLR; via the coding sequence ATGCCGGAAAAGATCGAGGCCGTGTTGTGGGATTTTGGTGGCGTGATTCTGAGCTCGCCATTCGACGCCTTCGCCGCGTACGAGCGCGAAGCCGGCCTTCCCGAAAATTTCATTCGTGGATTGAATGCCCGCAACCCCGACAGCAATGCCTGGGCACGAATGGAAAGAAGTGACATCAGCCGCGAGGAGTTCGTCGTCGCCTTCGAAGCCGAGGCGCAGGCTGCCGGACACCGGATCGATGGCCGACGCGTGCTGGCCTCGATCAGCGGCGAGATCCGCCCGGAGATGGTCGAGGCGCTCAGGCGGGTACGATCGCGTCACCGGGTCGCATGCATCACCAACAACATGAAGGCGGGCGATGGACCGGGCATGGCTGCTTCGGCCGAGCGGGCGCGTCAGGTATCTGAGATCATGGACCTGTTCGAGCATGTCGTGGAGTCGAGCCGGCTCGGCATGCGCAAACCCGACCCGCGCATCTACCGACATGCGTGCGACTTGTTGGGAGTCGAGCCCGAGGCCTGCGTCTATCTCGACGACCTCGGCATCAACCTGAAGCCGGCGCGGGCGATGGGCATGCGCACCATCAAGGTCGGCGATCCCGCACTCGCCATCGCCGAACTCGAAGCGATGGTTGGCTTTACGCTGCGGTGA
- a CDS encoding adenylate/guanylate cyclase domain-containing protein, translating into MIARLRLWSGIVLFAYATVHLINHALLLASVQAADAVMGVFAPIWQSPPGTVLLYGAFAVHIALTLWALFRRRSLRLTRWEWAQLVLGLSIVPLGMTHFVGTRVAHEFYGVYTNYLWVLLPMVDDPWAAARQSGLLLVVWVHGCIGLHFFWRLRPWYLAALPWLYGAALVVPALSLAGVGVGVGKLIELRQQDSELFRAAVRTTNPPTDEEVAQIYGLSDGLKLAGAGLLLGVLGARRVRSWVARRAGEVRLTYASGRSVVAHPGLSVLDISRLNNIAHASVCGGRGRCSTCRVRIVGPDVAKLPPPDAAEQRVLSRFGAPANVRLACQLRPPPGEYRVAPLLPAGAQPSDAYSGTKLSLGGERMIAVMFVDLRGFTAFSEKRLPYDVVFILNRYFRAVGQAIEDAGGRVDKFIGDGVMALFGLDVDGAQAARQSLDAARRIGLAIEDFNESLSGEIDKPLRIGIGIHAGPAIVGDLGHGRATTLTAIGDSVNTASRLEAQSKEFAAQLVVSQDLLDLAGVRLDVGERHEVEVRGREERLRVHVVKEAALLAET; encoded by the coding sequence ATGATCGCGCGCCTGCGGCTGTGGTCGGGCATCGTGCTCTTCGCCTATGCCACGGTGCATCTGATCAACCATGCCCTGTTGCTGGCCTCGGTGCAGGCTGCCGATGCGGTGATGGGCGTCTTCGCCCCGATCTGGCAAAGCCCGCCGGGTACCGTGCTGCTCTACGGCGCGTTCGCCGTGCACATCGCGCTTACCCTGTGGGCGCTGTTCCGCCGCCGCTCGCTCAGGCTGACGCGCTGGGAGTGGGCGCAGCTCGTGCTCGGCCTGTCGATCGTGCCGCTGGGCATGACGCATTTCGTCGGCACGCGCGTCGCGCACGAGTTCTACGGCGTCTACACCAACTACCTCTGGGTGCTGCTGCCGATGGTCGATGATCCATGGGCGGCGGCGCGCCAGAGCGGATTGCTGCTGGTGGTGTGGGTGCATGGATGCATCGGCCTGCATTTCTTTTGGCGGCTGCGGCCGTGGTACCTCGCGGCGCTGCCCTGGCTCTACGGCGCGGCCCTGGTGGTGCCGGCACTGTCGCTGGCCGGTGTCGGCGTCGGCGTCGGCAAGCTGATCGAGCTGCGACAGCAGGACAGCGAGCTCTTCCGCGCCGCCGTCCGCACCACGAACCCGCCGACCGACGAGGAGGTCGCGCAGATCTACGGCCTGTCGGACGGGCTGAAACTTGCCGGCGCCGGCCTGCTGCTCGGCGTGCTGGGTGCGCGCCGCGTCAGGAGCTGGGTGGCGCGGCGCGCCGGCGAGGTGCGTCTGACCTATGCCAGCGGCCGCAGCGTCGTGGCGCATCCCGGTCTGTCGGTGCTCGACATCAGCCGGCTCAACAACATCGCGCACGCCTCGGTCTGCGGCGGTCGCGGCCGCTGCTCGACCTGCCGCGTGCGCATCGTCGGGCCCGACGTCGCGAAGCTGCCGCCGCCCGACGCCGCCGAGCAGCGCGTGCTGTCGCGCTTCGGCGCGCCGGCCAACGTGCGCCTGGCCTGCCAGCTCAGGCCGCCGCCGGGCGAATACCGCGTGGCGCCGCTGCTGCCGGCCGGGGCGCAGCCGTCGGACGCCTATTCCGGCACCAAGCTGTCGCTCGGCGGCGAGCGCATGATCGCGGTGATGTTCGTCGACCTGCGCGGCTTCACGGCGTTCTCCGAGAAGCGCCTGCCCTACGACGTGGTGTTCATCCTCAACCGCTATTTTCGCGCCGTCGGCCAGGCGATCGAGGACGCCGGTGGTCGCGTCGACAAGTTCATCGGCGACGGCGTGATGGCGCTGTTCGGCCTCGATGTCGACGGCGCCCAGGCGGCGCGCCAGTCGCTCGACGCGGCACGGCGCATCGGGCTCGCGATCGAGGATTTCAACGAATCGCTTTCCGGCGAGATCGACAAGCCGCTGCGCATCGGCATCGGTATCCACGCCGGACCGGCGATCGTCGGCGATCTCGGCCACGGCCGGGCCACGACGCTGACGGCGATCGGCGATTCGGTGAACACCGCCAGCCGGCTGGAGGCGCAGAGCAAGGAATTCGCCGCCCAGTTGGTGGTCTCGCAGGACCTGCTCGACCTCGCCGGCGTGAGGCTCGATGTCGGCGAGCGTCACGAGGTCGAGGTGCGCGGCCGCGAGGAGCGCCTGCGCGTGCACGTGGTCAAGGAGGCGGCGCTGCTGGCGGAAACCTGA
- a CDS encoding RecX family transcriptional regulator → MSEGPSRRRPVKPITVKRLENIAAAYVDRYASSAGRLRDVLQRRVRKARHAEAPVVDGAEAVIDGIVAKYVRAGVLNDRRFAEHKADSLSRRGTSQRRIREKLALARVGRDDVDRALASLRDATDGDGEFAAAVALARRRRLGPFADPAIRRERRDKHLAAMGRAGFALGLARRVIDAKDEDALRE, encoded by the coding sequence GTGAGTGAGGGGCCTTCGAGGCGCCGCCCGGTCAAGCCGATCACGGTGAAGCGGCTGGAGAACATCGCGGCCGCCTATGTCGACCGCTACGCCAGCTCCGCCGGCCGGCTGCGCGACGTGCTGCAGCGCCGCGTGCGCAAGGCGCGTCATGCCGAGGCGCCGGTCGTGGACGGCGCCGAGGCGGTGATCGACGGCATCGTCGCGAAATACGTAAGGGCGGGTGTCCTGAACGACCGCCGGTTCGCCGAGCACAAGGCGGACTCGCTCAGCCGCCGCGGCACCTCGCAACGGCGCATCCGCGAGAAGCTGGCGCTGGCGCGCGTCGGGCGTGACGACGTCGATCGCGCGCTGGCGAGCCTGCGCGACGCGACTGACGGTGACGGCGAGTTCGCCGCCGCCGTGGCTCTGGCGCGGCGGCGAAGGCTCGGGCCCTTCGCCGATCCCGCGATCCGGCGCGAGCGGCGCGACAAGCACCTGGCGGCGATGGGCCGCGCCGGCTTCGCCTTGGGGCTTGCGCGCCGCGTCATCGACGCCAAGGATGAGGACGCGCTGCGGGAGTAA
- a CDS encoding nicotinate-nucleotide adenylyltransferase translates to MIRSTPRLTDRRIGLLGGSFNPAHEGHVHVSLEALKRLGLDEVWWLVSPQNPLKAATDMAGLDRRMARARAIAAAHRRLRVTDLERALGTRYTIDTVRALRRHHPRARFVWLMGADNLKQLPRWKDWAALVEAVPIAVIDRPGFAPAALSGAPAHRYAGARLRPGAARSLADRAPPAWTFLYTRLNPLSATALRNHET, encoded by the coding sequence ATGATCCGCTCCACGCCGCGCCTCACGGACCGGCGCATCGGCCTGCTCGGCGGCTCTTTCAATCCGGCGCACGAGGGTCATGTGCACGTCTCGCTCGAGGCGCTGAAGCGACTCGGCCTCGACGAGGTCTGGTGGCTGGTCTCGCCGCAGAATCCGCTGAAGGCGGCGACCGACATGGCGGGCCTGGACCGGCGCATGGCGCGTGCCCGTGCGATCGCCGCGGCGCATCGGCGCCTGCGCGTCACCGACCTCGAGCGCGCGCTGGGCACACGATACACCATCGATACGGTGCGCGCGCTGCGCCGGCATCATCCGCGCGCGCGCTTCGTCTGGCTGATGGGCGCCGACAACCTCAAGCAGTTGCCACGCTGGAAGGACTGGGCCGCCCTGGTCGAGGCGGTTCCCATCGCGGTCATCGACCGGCCGGGCTTCGCGCCGGCGGCGCTTTCCGGTGCGCCGGCGCACCGATATGCTGGGGCGAGGCTGCGGCCCGGTGCGGCACGTTCGCTGGCCGATCGCGCCCCGCCTGCCTGGACTTTTCTCTACACGCGGCTGAACCCGCTTTCGGCCACGGCGTTACGCAACCACGAGACCTGA